CAGGTAGGATTTTTGCACTGTAAACATCGCTGTGCTTCAAAAATTGCCTCTTCTTTAGTATATCCCAGAGGAACTTCGTTAAAATTATGAATGCGATCAGATGGTGACTGTTCTCTCATGGGGACTTGTTCTCTTTTTGTTCTTTCTTTCATTTCAATCATTTCAGCCATTTCAATTCTCCTTACACCTGCATTCATTTTGATCCTTAAAATGTTGCCATGATTCTTTTTCTTCTTTTTTATAACGATAGATTCTATGCATAAATTCTTCCCAGTTGACTAATTGACCATCAAACTCAGGACCATCAGTACAGACAAATTTTGTTTCTCCTCCAATAGAAACTCGACAGGAACCGCACATACCTGTTCCATCAACCATAATAGTATTAAGACTGACAATGGTATCAACTGGATATGACTTGGTCAGTTCAGTGGTTACTTTCATCATAATGGGTGGTCCAATAGTCCATATTTTTTTGATAGAAGTATCCTGATCGAGTTTCTCTTTTAAAGCATCTGTAACAAATCCCTTTCTTCCATAACTGCCATCATCAGTAGTAATAATTAATTCATCTGATACTGCTCTCAATTCCTTTTCCATAATAATTAATTCTTTGGTTCTGGCTCCAATGATAGCAATTACTCTGTTACCAGCCTTTTTTAAGTTACGTGCTATGGGGTGAATACATGCTATACCAGTTCCCCCTCCTACTACTACAACCGTACCAAAAAAATCTATTTCTGTTTTATGACCTAAAGGACCAATAAAGGAATATAAATATTCTCCTTCCTGAAAATGGGATAATTCATCTGTTGTTTTGCCAACTACCTGAAAAACAATTTGCACTAATCCCTTATTTTGGTCATAATCAGCAACGGTTAGGGGTATTCTTTCGCCATTTTCTTTAGTCATCAAAATAATAAACTGACCGGGCTGCACTGTTTTTGCAATTTCTGACGCTTCTATCCACATGCTGTACATATCCTGGTATAATTTTGTTTTCTTATTAATACGATACATCTATTTTCCTCTCTCGTGTTTAGAAATATAAATTATCATTTTAAATTATTAAAAATCTCTACTGTATCTTTAGCTATCATCAATTCTTCATTAGTTGGTATTACCAAAACAGCCACTCTTGAATCTTCAGTACTAATTATTTCTTTTTTACCTCTCAAATCATCATTCTTATTATCATCAATCTTTATACCAAAGGAGCTTAGATCTTTACAAACTATACTCCTCAACATGGGCGAATTTTCCCCAATACCGGCTGTAAATACCAGAGCATCCAGACCATTCATAGCTGCTGTATAAGCACCGATATACTTTTTCAAGCCATAATTTAAAACATCTAAGGTTCTTTTAGCTCTTTTATTTCCATTTAGTGTTTCCTCTTCCAGATCACGCATATCACTGGATATGCCTTCTGATAAA
The nucleotide sequence above comes from Atribacterota bacterium. Encoded proteins:
- a CDS encoding sulfide/dihydroorotate dehydrogenase-like FAD/NAD-binding protein, translating into MYRINKKTKLYQDMYSMWIEASEIAKTVQPGQFIILMTKENGERIPLTVADYDQNKGLVQIVFQVVGKTTDELSHFQEGEYLYSFIGPLGHKTEIDFFGTVVVVGGGTGIACIHPIARNLKKAGNRVIAIIGARTKELIIMEKELRAVSDELIITTDDGSYGRKGFVTDALKEKLDQDTSIKKIWTIGPPIMMKVTTELTKSYPVDTIVSLNTIMVDGTGMCGSCRVSIGGETKFVCTDGPEFDGQLVNWEEFMHRIYRYKKEEKESWQHFKDQNECRCKEN